The following are from one region of the Salvia hispanica cultivar TCC Black 2014 chromosome 1, UniMelb_Shisp_WGS_1.0, whole genome shotgun sequence genome:
- the LOC125206150 gene encoding probable carboxylesterase 18: MKSPSLPLLTRLKLLLLHLTEYISSRADGTINRRLFNLFHLKTSAPAKRCINNVHVSTSDVVIYPSRNLWLRLFTPARATGPLPLIVYFHGGGFNKYGPDTMFFDDMCSHLAAQVPAVIASVNYRLAPEHRYPCQYEDGFDALKFIDQRHSDFIYVNTDVGKCFIGGDSAGANIAHHVAVRAAEQAGQFNKLRIAGMLALQPFFGGEERTESELRLTKVPVLSVHATDAYWREFLPEGADRNHPAAHVFASGDEEFRNLDFPVSLVVVGGNDPLRDWDRRYVEWLKGCGKRVVVAEYPDAFHGFYTCPELPEFKLLVDDVADFVQEQVNSS, from the exons aTGAAATCTCCATCACTCCCATTGCTAACAAGATTGAAGCTTTTGCTATTGCATCTGACCGAATATATCTCTTCACGCGCCGACGGCACTATCAACCGCCGCCTCTTCAACCTCTTCCACCTCAAAACCTCGGCACCGGCGAAAAGATGCATAAACAATGTCCATGTCTCCACTTCCGACGTCGTGATCTACCCTTCCCGCAATCTCTGGCTCCGCCTCTTCACCCCTGCACGCGCCACCGGCCCGCTCCCCCTTATAGTGTACTTCCACGGAGGAGGATTCAATAAGTATGGCCCCGACACGATGTTTTTTGACGACATGTGCAGCCATCTGGCTGCACAAGTCCCTGCTGTCATTGCATCGGTAAACTACCGCCTTGCGCCCGAGCACAG GTATCCCTGCCAATACGAGGACGGCTTTGATGCCCTCAAATTCATCGATCAACGACACAGCGACTTCATATATGTAAACACTGACGTcggaaaatgtttcattggCGGAGACAGTGCCGGGGCCAACATAGCCCATCACGTGGCGGTTAGAGCAGCTGAACAAGCCGGTCAGTTTAATAAACTAAGAATCGCCGGCATGTTGGCGCTGCAGCCTTTTTTTGGAGGCGAGGAACGGACGGAGTCAGAGCTGAGGCTGACGAAGGTGCCAGTGCTGAGTGTTCATGCAACGGATGCGTATTGGAGGGAATTTCTGCCGGAGGGTGCGGACAGGAACCACCCTGCGGCCCATGTGTTTGCCAGCGGAGATGAAGAATTTAGGAATCTTGATTTTCCGGTGAGTTTGGTGGTTGTCGGAGGGAATGATCCGCTGCGGGATTGGGACAGGAGATATGTGGAGTGGTTGAAGGGTTGCGGGAAGCGAGTGGTGGTGGCTGAGTATCCGGATGCGTTTCATGGATTCTATACATGCCCGGAATTGCCCGAGTTTAAATTGCTCGTTGATGACGTGGCGGATTTCGTGCAGGAACAAGTCAACTCAAGTTGA
- the LOC125206154 gene encoding uncharacterized protein LOC125206154 produces MSEAYERVRGGRLAFKGGELATREKAIDKKKKKKKNKSKLQDDAAAPSEDPSISVVDQGTDAADVYTIDPMKKMKYDELFPVETKKFGYDAAKAKVKSVEEALDDRVKKKADRYCK; encoded by the coding sequence ATGTCAGAGGCGTACGAGAGGGTGAGGGGCGGAAGGCTGGCGTTCAAGGGCGGCGAGCTCGCTACCCGCGAAAAGGCCATagacaagaagaaaaagaagaagaagaacaagagCAAGCTCCAAGACGACGCCGCTGCTCCGTCCGAGGATCCGAGCATCAGCGTCGTGGATCAGGGCACGGACGCCGCCGATGTCTACACGATTGACccgatgaagaagatgaagtacGACGAGCTGTTCCCCGTCGAGACGAAGAAATTCGGGTACGACGCCGCCAAGGCCAAGGTGAAATCGGTCGAGGAAGCCCTAGATGATCGGGTGAAGAAGAAGGCTGATCGGTATTGTAAATGA
- the LOC125206144 gene encoding pentatricopeptide repeat-containing protein At4g02750-like yields the protein MRGLCRHRAAIGGGASRRLLLTTRNVVVVWERSSIYKRKNTTFASAITNSQGSTFFGSGFSKIRPAEYNSIIKRTSSSSIYDYNVRLGELSRRGNVKGARKLFDEMPERDKVSYASMISIYLKHDEFHKAESVYFEIPEGMRSIVADSAMVDAYAKAARMNRAKEVFDKMPERNAFSWTSLISGYFESGEVDDAVKLFGRMPDREKNVVTWTSVINGFARNGLVDEARDAFDRMPLKNAVAWTSMIKAYVEIDRVDEAFSLFCVMPEQNLYAWSIMISGLLNVNRVDEAKELFDSMPWRNAISWTTMVTGLARNGMTELAREYFDQMLNKDTAAWNAMITAYAEEGRMEEARELFNMMYKRDIITWNTMIGGYSKGRHEDEAFRHFDLMLQSGIRPNESSVTNLLTSCGGMMGVVQAHGLIARLGFEMLTPVANALITMYHRSGDVISAQIAFQNLDAKDVVSWTAIIVAYSNHGYGIQALQAFAQMLRLGHSPDVVTFVGVLSACSHTGFVKKGRMLFDSMKRGYGLEPTPEHYSCLVDILGRAGLVKEAVKVVDEMPPDKCDSAVLQSLIGGCRLLGADGVADYIGDELIELDPACSGGYVLLSNLYAATGKWDKFAQLRKKMKEREVRKVPGFSQIEVNGKTHVFLVRDGAHPELKEIYKFLDEKLTPLVKDFGYEIAILSAFSTQSGAL from the coding sequence atgcgcGGTCTCTGCAGACATCGGGCGGCGATCGGAGGCGGAGCATCACGGAGACTCCTTTTAACGACGCGAAACGTCGTCGTAGTTTGGGAACGTAGCTCTATCTATAAGAGAAAAAACACAACCTTCGCTTCTGCAATTACAAATTCACAAGGCAGTACCTTTTTTGGAAGCGGATTCTCGAAAATTCGTCCAGCTGAGTATAATTCAATCATCAAAAGGACCAGCTCGAGCTCAATTTATGACTACAATGTACGATTAGGGGAATTGAGTAGACGAGGAAATGTTAAAGGAGCGCGAAAACTGTTCGATGAAATGCCTGAACGGGACAAGGTGTCGTACGCTTCGATGATAAGTATTTATCTAAAGCACGATGAGTTTCACAAGGCTGAGAGTGTCTATTTTGAGATTCCTGAAGGGATGAGGAGCATTGTGGCAGATTCTGCTATGGTGGATGCATATGCAAAGGCCGCTAGAATGAATCGAGCGAAGGAGGTGTTTGATAAAATGCCTGAGAGAAATGCGTTCTCGTGGACAAGTTTGATCTCGGGATACTTTGAATCAGGGGAAGTTGATGATGCTGTCAAGCTTTTTGGGAGAATGCCTGATAGAGAGAAAAACGTGGTTACTTGGACAAGTGTGATTAACGGGTTTGCACGAAACGGGCTGGTTGATGAAGCTCGAGATGCTTTTGATCGGATGCCTTTGAAGAATGCCGTGGCGTGGACCTCAATGATTAAAGCATATGTGGAGATTGATCGGGTTGATGAAGCATTTTCACTCTTTTGTGTGATGCCGGAGCAGAATTTGTATGCTTGGAGTATTATGATAAGTGGGCTTTTGAATGTGAATAGAGTTGATGAAGCCAAGGAACTGTTTGATTCGATGCCATGGAGAAATGCTATTTCTTGGACCACCATGGTCACGGGTCTTGCAAGAAATGGGATGACTGAGTTGGCAAGGGAATACTTCGACCAAATGCTTAACAAGGATACTGCAGCATGGAATGCAATGATCACAGCCTATGCTGAGGAAGGCCGTATGGAGGAGGCCAGGGAACTTTTCAACATGATGTATAAAAGAGACATCATCACTTGGAATACGATGATTGGTGGTTATTCCAAGGGCCGGCATGAGGATGAAGCCTTTCGCCACTTTGATTTGATGCTTCAAAGTGGCATTAGGCCGAACGAGTCGAGTGTTACTAACCTGTTGACTTCTTGTGGAGGTATGATGGGGGTAGTTCAAGCTCACGGGCTCATTGCTCGCCTTGGGTTTGAGATGTTAACTCCGGTGGCTAATGCTTTGATTACGATGTATCATAGAAGTGGTGATGTCATCTCGGCTCAAATTGCTTTCCAAAATCTTGATGCAAAGGATGTTGTCTCTTGGACTGCAATCATAGTAGCATATTCTAATCACGGATATGGGATACAGGCTTTGCAGGCATTTGCTCAGATGCTACGATTAGGGCACAGCCCAGACGTAGTTACATTTGTGGGAGTCTTGTCAGCCTGTAGCCATACTGGTTTCGTCAAAAAAGGTCGAATGCTTTTTGACTCCATGAAGAGAGGTTATGGCTTGGAACCGACACCGGAGCACTACTCCTGCCTCGTTGACATCCTGGGGCGAGCAGGGCTTGTTAAGGAGGCTGTGAAAGTGGTAGACGAGATGCCTCCTGATAAATGTGATAGTGCAGTTCTTCAGTCCTTGATTGGTGGTTGCAGATTGCTTGGCGCTGACGGAGTGGCTGATTATATAGGTGACGAACTGATAGAGCTTGATCCAGCCTGCTCTGGTGGATATGTGCTATTGTCTAATCTATATGCAGCAACTGGGAAATGGGATAAGTTTGCGCAGTtaagaaagaagatgaaggaAAGAGAAGTCAGAAAAGTTCCCGGTTTCAGTCAAATTGAAGTTAATGGCAAGACTCATGTGTTTTTGGTGCGTGATGGAGCTCATCCTGAACTGAAGGAGATTTACAAGTTTCTTGATGAGAAGCTCACCCCCTTGGTGAAAGATTTTGGGTATGAAATCGCTATTTTATCTGCATTCTCTACACAATCGGGCGCCTTGTAA